The Blastomonas sp. SL216 DNA window TTCGAACAACCCCTCGCTCTCGCTGCTCAGCCTCAAGCCTTCTGCGGGCAAGACCGCCATCCGGGTGGGTCCCGGCGTTACGCGCATCCAGGTGGTCCTGAATTACCGCCAGGGGATGTCGATCAAGCCGATAGGATAAGTCAGAATGACTCTCGTTGCGCTCATTTCCAATCCGCGCTCGACCGGCAACAAGGCGATGTTGCCGGCGGTCCGCGATTATTGCGCGCGCAACCCGGACATTTTCCATTACGAGGTGGAAGAGGTCCACCAGATTGCCGATGCGCTGCGCGCCATCGCGCTGGTCAAGCCGCGCGTGCTGGTGATCAACGGTGGCGACGGCACGGTGCAGGCGACGCTGACCGAGTTGTATCACGGCGGCCATTTCGGCAAGACCCCGCCGGCGGTGGCGGTGCTGCCCAATGGCAAGACCAACCTGATCGCGCTGGACCTGGGCGCACGCGGGAAGCCGCTGGCGACGCTCGACCGGATCGTCGAGATCGCGCGCAACGACCTGGAAAGCCATATCGTCGTGCGCCAGCTGATCGCCTTGTCCGATGGCGAGGATGGTCGTCCGGTGCTGGGCATGTTCATGGGCGGCGCCGGGCTGGCTGAGATCATCCTGTATTGCCGCCAGAAGATCTATCCGCTGGGCCTGCCCAATTCGGTGAGCCATTTCATCGCGGCCGTGGCCGGGCTGTTCACCATGCTGTTCGGCCTGACCGCAAAGTTCCTGCCGATCACGCGTTCGGCGCTGCGCATCTCCTATTTCCGCAAGGGCGAACTCAACGGCAGCTTCCTGGTGGTCATGGTGACGACGCTCGAAAAGCTGCTGCTGGGCAGTCGCGCGGAGAGCGGGTCCTCCCCCAGCGGGCATCTGAAGTTCATCGCGGTCGAGCATAACCGTGCCGGCCTGACGACGATGCTGATCGACACGCTGATGGGCCGGTTCGGCACGCGGCGCGGGCGCGGCGTCCACCTGGCGCGCGAGGACATGATCCGCATCGACAGCGACCGCACGCGCAGCCGGGTGATCCTGGACGGCGAAATCTTCGAGGCAAGCGCAGGCAAGCCGATCATCCTGCGCTCGACCGATCCGGTGCCGTTCCTGCGCCTGGCGGCGTGATTGATCGCTGTGTGCACGATCCCGCCTCTCCCTCGATGGGAGAGGCAGCGAGACTTGGCGGCGAAGGCGCCTAGTCGCAGCGGTGAGGGTGATGGTGCGGCTGGGTGAAAGGTTTCGCAGTTTGACACCTTCAGCTACATTCCGAAAACGCACCCCCACCCAACCCTCCCCCATCGAGGGGGAGAGCTTTCAAACCTAGCTAGCTATGGCCGAGACTCTCAAATCCCTGATCGCCGCCGAGGCCCTGCAGCCGGTTGATCCGCGCGTCACCGGCTTTGCGCGGGAGATCATCCGTCCGTTTGGCGAGACGGCGCGGGCGGTGATCTTCTACGGCTCATGCCTGCGCGAGGCGCAGCTCGACGGGCTGATGCTCGATTTCTACGTTATCGTGTCCGATTATGGCGCGGCCTATCGCCAGGCTGGCAAGGCCGGGTGGATGGCGCGGGCCAATGCGCTGATCCCGCCCAATGTGTTCCCCGCCGCGCATGGCAATCTCGCTGCCAAATTTGCCGTGCTGTCCGAGGCGGATCTGGCCAAGGCCTGCTCGATGGAGGCAGGCGATGTCTCGGTCTGGGCGCGCTTTGCCCAGCCGGTGCGGATCGTGTGGAGCGCCGATACCGCCGCCGAGGCCCGGGCGCTCGACGCCCTGTGTGCCGCGCCGGTGACGCTGCTGCGCCATGCTGCGCCGGTCGCGGATGAGGGTTCGGCCGATCCGCTGCATTTCTGGCGCACCGGCTTTACCCGCACCTATGGCGCAGAGTTGCGCGCCGAGCGCGGCGATCGGCCCGACAAGGTGGTGGATTTCGCGCCCGATCATTATGCGGCGGTGGGCGAGGCGATTGCGCGCGAGATACCCGATCTTGCCGCCATGCCGCGTGCCGAGGCCGAGGCGCGCTGGTCGCAGCTGCAAAGGCACGGCAAGCGCCTCACCGTCGCGCGGCTCGCCAAGGCGAGCTTCACCTTTGCCGGCGGGATCGATTATCTCGCCTGGAAGATCAACCGGCACGCAGGCACGCAGATCGCGATCCAGCCCTGGCAGCGCAAATGGCCGCTGGTTGCGGCGGTGTTCCTGGTGCCGAAACTGCTGCGATCCGGCGCGGTGAAGTAGTAAACGTCCTCTCCCCTCCCGCTTGCGGGAGGGGAAGGTCCGGCGTGCCGGACCGGGGTGGGCCTGTAATGACATACGCCCATTCAGGCCCACCCCGGCCTGCGGCCACCCCTCCCGCATGCGGGAGGGGAGAGATCGGCCCTCCAATCTTCACCCTTGATTTTCCAGCCCAAAACGGCCATTTCCCTAATCGGAACGATTCACTCCGATTAGCCGGAAACGCCCTATGCGCCTGTCCAGTCTAGCCGATTATGCCGTGGTGCTGATGAGCGCTGCTGCGCGCCACTGCGGCGGAATGCGCTGCAATGCGCGGGCGCTGGCCGAGGAAACCGGTCTGCCGTTGCCCACCGCGCAGAAGCTGGTCAGCAAGCTCTCCGCTGCCGGCCTGATCGAATCGGTGCGCGGCGCGGGCGGCGGCTTCCGCCTGTCGCGCCCGCCCGCCGCGATCACGCTCGCCGATATCGTCGAGGCCGTGGACGGCCCGATCACCATCACCGTATGCAGCGGCGACCATGCCAGCGACTGCGCGATCGAGGGCAGCTGCCATGTCCGCCCGCACTGGCAGATCGTCAACCGCACCATCCGCGCGGCGCTGGCCGGGGTGACGCTCGCCAGCCTTGGCCAGCACGTTCCCAATCCTCTTTGGCCAGACCCGCGCCGCCCCGAACACTCACTTGATCTCAAAAGGACCGTTTCGTGACCGATGACAGCAACACCGCTGAAAGCAAGGTGCGCGATGCGGACGCCTGGGCCGCAGCGGAAAAGGTGGGCACCTATGAATGGGGCTTTACCAGCGATATCGAACAGGAGCTCGCGCCCAAGGGGCTGACCGAGGATACCGTCCGCTATATCAGCGCCAAGAAGAACGAGCCCGAATGGATGCTCGAGTGGCGCTTGAAGGCGTTCCGCATCTGGCAGACGCT harbors:
- a CDS encoding acylglycerol kinase family protein — protein: MTLVALISNPRSTGNKAMLPAVRDYCARNPDIFHYEVEEVHQIADALRAIALVKPRVLVINGGDGTVQATLTELYHGGHFGKTPPAVAVLPNGKTNLIALDLGARGKPLATLDRIVEIARNDLESHIVVRQLIALSDGEDGRPVLGMFMGGAGLAEIILYCRQKIYPLGLPNSVSHFIAAVAGLFTMLFGLTAKFLPITRSALRISYFRKGELNGSFLVVMVTTLEKLLLGSRAESGSSPSGHLKFIAVEHNRAGLTTMLIDTLMGRFGTRRGRGVHLAREDMIRIDSDRTRSRVILDGEIFEASAGKPIILRSTDPVPFLRLAA
- a CDS encoding SUF system Fe-S cluster assembly regulator, which codes for MRLSSLADYAVVLMSAAARHCGGMRCNARALAEETGLPLPTAQKLVSKLSAAGLIESVRGAGGGFRLSRPPAAITLADIVEAVDGPITITVCSGDHASDCAIEGSCHVRPHWQIVNRTIRAALAGVTLASLGQHVPNPLWPDPRRPEHSLDLKRTVS